The following are encoded in a window of Physeter macrocephalus isolate SW-GA chromosome 9, ASM283717v5, whole genome shotgun sequence genomic DNA:
- the RPL12 gene encoding large ribosomal subunit protein uL11: MPPKFDPNEIKVVYLRCTGGEVGATSALAPKIGPLGLSPKKVGDDIAKATGDWKGLRITVKLTIQNRQAQIEVVPSASALIIKALKEPPRDRKKQKNIKHSGNITFDEIVSIARQMRHRSLARELSGTIKEILGTAQSVGCNVDGRHPHDIIDDINSGAVECPAS; this comes from the exons ATGCCGCCTAAGTTCGACCCCAACGAGATCAAAGTCG TGTACCTGAGGTGCACCGGTGGGGAAGTCGGTGCCACGTCTGCCCTGGCCCCCAAGATCGGCCCCCTGGGTCTG TCTCCAAAAAAAGTTGGTGATGACATCGCCAAGGCAACTGGTGATTGGAAGGGTCTGAGGATTACAGTGAAACTGACCATTCAGAACCGACAGGCCCAG ATTGAGGTGGTACCTTCTGCCTCTGCCCTGATCATCAAAGCCCTCAAGGAACCgccaagagacagaaagaagcagaaaaaca ttaAGCACAGTGGAAACATCACTTTTGATGAGATTGTCAGCATTGCCAGACAGATGCGGCATCGATCTTTAGCTAGAGAACTCTCTG GAACCATTAAAGAGATCCTGGGGACTGCCCAGTCTGTGGGCTGCAATGTTGATGGCCGCCACCCTCACGACATCATAGATGACATCAACAGTGGTGCGGTGGAATGTCCAGCT agttaa
- the ZNF79 gene encoding zinc finger protein 79 isoform X4: MNSQLEQREGSWMLEREGLRSTCPDWKIVSESPPEQDISEESFQDPSVEMPSGESDHRNSELGKSFNLRPVLSPQQRVPTEVRPRKCETHTESFRKNSDIIKPHRAKPYICNECGKAFSYCSSLSQHQKSHTGEKPYECNECRKAFSQSSSLIQHQRIHTGEKPYKCSECGRAFSQNANLTKHQRTHTGEKPYKCSECEKAFSDCSALVQHQRIHTGEKPYECSDCGKAFRHSANLTNHQRTHTGEKPYKCSECGKAFSYCAAFIQHQRIHTGEKPYKCNACGKAFSQSANLTNHQRTHTGEKPYKCSECGKAFSQSTNLIIHQKTHTGEKPYKCNECGKFFSESSALIRHHIIHTGEKPYECNECGKAFNQSSSLSQHQKIHTGVKPYECSECGKAFRCSSAFIRHQRLHAGE, translated from the coding sequence ATTGGAAGATTGTATCTGAATCACCACCTGAACAAGACATTTCTGAAGAATCATTCCAAGACCCAAGTGTAGAGATGCCCTCTGGGGAGTCAGATCACAGGAACAGTGAACTGGGGAAGAGCTTCAATCTGAGACCAGTTCTTTCTCCACAGCAGAGAGTTCCTACAGAAGTGAGACCCCGTAAATGTGAAACACACACAGAGAGCTTCAGGAAGAATTCAGATATAATTAAACCTCACAGAGCGAAGCCGTACATATGTAATGAATGTGGCAAAGCCTTCAGTTACTGTTCTTCCCTTTCTCAGCACCAGAAGAGCCACACTGGGGAGAAGCCATATGAGTGCAATGAATGCAGGAAGGCCTTCAGCCAGAGCTCATCTCTTATTCAGCACCAGAGGATTCACACCggagagaaaccttataaatgcagtgaatgtggaagAGCCTTCAGCCAGAATGCAAACCTTACAAAACACCAGCGAACTCATACCGGAGAAAAGCCCTACAAATGTAGTGAGTGTGAGAAAGCCTTCAGTGACTGTTCCGCCCTCGTTcagcatcagagaattcacactggagagaagccttacGAATGTAGTGACTGTGGGAAGGCCTTCCGCCACAGTGCAAATCTTACAAACCACCAGAGGACTCATACAGGGGAGAAGCCCTACAAGTGCAGCGAATGCGGGAAAGCGTTCAGCTACTGTGCGGCATTTATTCAGCACCAGAGAATCCATACAGGGGAGAAACCCTACAAATGTAATGcatgtgggaaggccttcagccAGAGTGCAAACCTCACAAACCACCAGAggactcacactggagagaaaccctacaaGTGCAGTGAGTGCGGGAAGGCCTTCAGCCAAAGCACAAACCTTATAATCCACCAAAAGacccacactggggagaagccttataaatgtaatgaatgtgggaaattctTCAGTGAGAGCTCAGCCCTTATTCGACATCATATAAttcacacaggagaaaaaccttatgaGTGCAATGAGTGTGGAAAGGCATTTAACCAGAGCTCATCCCTTAGTCAGCATCAGAAAATTCACACTGGTGTGAAACCTTACGAATGCAGTGAGTGTGGAAAGGCCTTCAGGTGTAGTTCAGCTTTCATTAGACATCAGAGACTCCATGCTGGAGAGTAA
- the ZNF79 gene encoding zinc finger protein 79 isoform X3 — translation MPEKSRNLVLLGLPVSQPGMNSQLEQREGSWMLEREGLRSTCPDWKIVSESPPEQDISEESFQDPSVEMPSGESDHRNSELGKSFNLRPVLSPQQRVPTEVRPRKCETHTESFRKNSDIIKPHRAKPYICNECGKAFSYCSSLSQHQKSHTGEKPYECNECRKAFSQSSSLIQHQRIHTGEKPYKCSECGRAFSQNANLTKHQRTHTGEKPYKCSECEKAFSDCSALVQHQRIHTGEKPYECSDCGKAFRHSANLTNHQRTHTGEKPYKCSECGKAFSYCAAFIQHQRIHTGEKPYKCNACGKAFSQSANLTNHQRTHTGEKPYKCSECGKAFSQSTNLIIHQKTHTGEKPYKCNECGKFFSESSALIRHHIIHTGEKPYECNECGKAFNQSSSLSQHQKIHTGVKPYECSECGKAFRCSSAFIRHQRLHAGE, via the coding sequence ATTGGAAGATTGTATCTGAATCACCACCTGAACAAGACATTTCTGAAGAATCATTCCAAGACCCAAGTGTAGAGATGCCCTCTGGGGAGTCAGATCACAGGAACAGTGAACTGGGGAAGAGCTTCAATCTGAGACCAGTTCTTTCTCCACAGCAGAGAGTTCCTACAGAAGTGAGACCCCGTAAATGTGAAACACACACAGAGAGCTTCAGGAAGAATTCAGATATAATTAAACCTCACAGAGCGAAGCCGTACATATGTAATGAATGTGGCAAAGCCTTCAGTTACTGTTCTTCCCTTTCTCAGCACCAGAAGAGCCACACTGGGGAGAAGCCATATGAGTGCAATGAATGCAGGAAGGCCTTCAGCCAGAGCTCATCTCTTATTCAGCACCAGAGGATTCACACCggagagaaaccttataaatgcagtgaatgtggaagAGCCTTCAGCCAGAATGCAAACCTTACAAAACACCAGCGAACTCATACCGGAGAAAAGCCCTACAAATGTAGTGAGTGTGAGAAAGCCTTCAGTGACTGTTCCGCCCTCGTTcagcatcagagaattcacactggagagaagccttacGAATGTAGTGACTGTGGGAAGGCCTTCCGCCACAGTGCAAATCTTACAAACCACCAGAGGACTCATACAGGGGAGAAGCCCTACAAGTGCAGCGAATGCGGGAAAGCGTTCAGCTACTGTGCGGCATTTATTCAGCACCAGAGAATCCATACAGGGGAGAAACCCTACAAATGTAATGcatgtgggaaggccttcagccAGAGTGCAAACCTCACAAACCACCAGAggactcacactggagagaaaccctacaaGTGCAGTGAGTGCGGGAAGGCCTTCAGCCAAAGCACAAACCTTATAATCCACCAAAAGacccacactggggagaagccttataaatgtaatgaatgtgggaaattctTCAGTGAGAGCTCAGCCCTTATTCGACATCATATAAttcacacaggagaaaaaccttatgaGTGCAATGAGTGTGGAAAGGCATTTAACCAGAGCTCATCCCTTAGTCAGCATCAGAAAATTCACACTGGTGTGAAACCTTACGAATGCAGTGAGTGTGGAAAGGCCTTCAGGTGTAGTTCAGCTTTCATTAGACATCAGAGACTCCATGCTGGAGAGTAA